One segment of Peromyscus leucopus breed LL Stock chromosome 5, UCI_PerLeu_2.1, whole genome shotgun sequence DNA contains the following:
- the Neurog1 gene encoding neurogenin-1, producing the protein MPAPLETCLSDLDCASSNSSSDLSSFLTDEDDCARLQPLASTSGLSVPARRSAPTISNVPSAPDEEQERRRRRGRARVRSEALLHSLRRSRRVKANDRERNRMHNLNAALDALRSVLPSFPDDTKLTKIETLRFAYNYIWALAETLRLADQGLPGGGARERLLPPQCTPCLPGPPSPTSDAESWGSGAAASPCATVASPLSDPSSPSASEDFTYGPGDPLFSFPGLPKDLLHTTPCFIPYH; encoded by the coding sequence ATGCCTGCCCCTTTGGAGACCTGCCTCTCGGATCTCGACTGcgccagcagcaacagcagcagcgaCCTGTCCAGCTTCCTTACGGACGAAGACGACTGTGCCAGGCTCCAGCCCCTAGCCTCAACCTCGGGGCTGTCCGTGCCAGCCCGCAGGAGTGCGCCCACCATCTCGAATGTTCCCAGTGCACCGGATGAAGAGCAGGAACGCCGGCGCCGGCGAGGTCGCGCGCGGGTGCGGTCCGAGGCGCTACTGCACTCCCTGAGAAGGAGCCGTCGGGTCAAGGCCAACGATCGCGAGCGCAACCGCATGCACAACCTCAATGCTGCTCTGGACGCACTGCGCAGTGTGCTGCCCTCGTTCCCCGACGACACTAAGCTCACCAAGATTGAGACGCTGCGCTTCGCCTACAACTACATCTGGGCTCTGGCTGAGACACTGCGCCTGGCAGATCAAGGGCTCCCCGGGGGCGGTGCCCGGGAgcgcctcctgcctccacagtgtACCCCCTGCCTGCCTGGGCCCCCAAGTCCCACCAGCGACGCGGAGTCCTGGGGCTCGGGAGCTGCTGCCTCCCCCTGCGCCACGGTAGCTTCGCCGCTCTCTGACCCCAGCAGTCCCTCAGCCTCAGAAGACTTCACCTACGGTCCCGGCgacccccttttctccttccctggcCTGCCCAAAGACCTACTCCACACGACACCCTGTTTCATTCCGTACCACTAG